From a single Botrytis cinerea B05.10 chromosome 16, complete sequence genomic region:
- the Bccox15 gene encoding Bccox15 gives MASILPGLRKATPRLSRDFFICHQCLKQPRPTLRQTKFPAKSISSRSIRFNSHTATITESANGVSPLSSLAESLSKSSQAINKESSRSRFPETSSKSVGYWLLGSAASVFGIVVFGGLTRLTESGLSITEWKPVTGSLPPLSAADWESEFDLYRASPEFKLLNPHMTMEEFKKIYFMEWFHRLWGRFIGLSFVVPAAYFVARRKVSKPMALRLLGISGLIGFQGAIGWWMVKSGLKDDLFAPGSHPRVSQYRLTTHLGAAFICYTAMLWNGLSILRDRKLLFNSTPAQAHAHLLRLSSPSLSVFRKSVAGLALLVFTTAMSGGLVAGLDAGLIYNEFPRMGKGFAPPKSELFSEFYSRQPDRSDLWWRNMLENPSTVQLDHRILATTSFTAILALWAYSRFNPRVKTALPKSGAKGMLGVVHLLMMQVTLGISTLIYLVPTPLASAHQAGSLALLSGVVVLGSRVWVPKRTMAILRRKLASQSPQAARVKFASRVPPLASKTS, from the exons aTGGCTTCAATACTACCAGGACTGCGAAAGGCCACTCCTAGGCTATCTAGGGATTTCTTTATATGCCATCAATGTTTAAAGCAACCTCGTCCTACATTACGACAAACAAAGTTCCCCGCCAAATCCATATCTTCCCGCTCTATACGATTCAACAGTCATACAGCTACGATTACTGAATCTGCCAATGGAGTCTCTCCATTGAGTTCGCTGGCTGAGTCATTGAGTAAATCGAGTCAAgcaataaataaagaatcgTCGCGAAGCAGATTTCCAGAAACAAGTTCAAAATCTGTGGGTTATTGGCTATTAGGAAGTGCTGCAAGTGTTTTTGGAATTGTTGTATTTGGAGGTCTAACGAGGTTGACAGAGTCTGG TCTTAGTATTACAGAATGGAAACCCGTCACTGGATCTCTTCCGCCTCTCTCTGCTGCAGATTGGGAAAGTGAATTCGACTTGTATCGAGCCTCGCCTGAATTCAAGCTTCTCAACCCACATATGACCAtggaagaattcaaaaagatatattttatggAATGGTTTCATCGATTATGGGGACGATTTATTGGACTCTCCTTTGTCGTCCCAGCTGCCTACTTTGTCGCCCGCCGTAAAGTATCAAAGCCTATGGCTCTTCGCCTACTTGGAATATCGGGACTCATTGGCTTCCAGGGAGCTATTGGTTGGTGGATGGTTAAGTCAGGATTGAAGGACGATCTTTTCGCCCCCGGCTCCCACCCCCGCGTTTCCCAATACAGGCTTACCACACATCTCGGCGCTGCATTTATATGTTACACTGCGATGCTTTGGAACGGTCTCTCAATTCTTCGCGATCGCAAACTATTGTTTAACTCTACACCAGCTCAGGCGCATGCTCATCTCCTTCGTTTATCTTCGCCTTCATTATCTGTATTCCGTAAATCGGTTGCCGGTCTTGCTCTCCTCGTCTTCACAACAGCTATGTCCGGTGGATTGGTCGCGGGTCTTGATGCCGGTCTcatttataatgaatttccTCGAATGGGCAAGGGATTCGCGCCACCGAAGTCCGAACTCTTCTCCGAATTTTACTCCAGACAACCGGATCGTAGTGATTTGTGGTGGCGTAACATGCTCGAGAATCCATCAACAGTACAATTGGACCACCGTATACTAGCAACTACTTCATTTACTGCTATTCTCGCCCTATGGGCATATTCGCGCTTCAACCCTAGAGTTAAAACTGCTCTCCCAAAAAGTGGGGCGAAAGGAATGCTTGGTGTAGTTCATCTTTTGATGATGCAAGTTACTTTGGGTATTAGCACTCTGATATACTTGGTACCCACTCCACTTGCTTCTGCCCATCAAGCTGGAAGTCTGGCATTATTGTCTGGTGTTGTGGTTTTGGGTAGTCGAGTCTGGGTTCCCAAAAGAACCATGGCTATCCTGAGGAGAAAGTTAGCATCACAAAGCCCACAAGCTGCTAGGGTGAAGTTTGCAAGCCGTGTTCCACCGCTTGCATCAAAAACTTCTTAA